The proteins below come from a single Leopardus geoffroyi isolate Oge1 chromosome D3, O.geoffroyi_Oge1_pat1.0, whole genome shotgun sequence genomic window:
- the SERPINB11 gene encoding serpin B11, with product MDPLSTANVDFCLDVFKELNRHNVGENIFFSPLSLLYALSMVLLGARGNSAGQMEKVLHFNRIAESLKPEFKASAKCSQAGRIHSAFGVLFSQINQPDSNYTLSMANRLYGTKAMMFHQQYLNCSEKLYQTTPQTVDFERSPEETRKTINAWVESKTNGKVTNLFGKGTIDPSCVMVLVNAIYFKGQWQNKFQERETIKTPFLLSEGKSVLVEMMYQTGTYKLAFIKEPRMQILELPYVNHKLSMIVLLPAGTASLEQIEKQLNMKTFYEWTSSANMVEREVEVHIPRFKLEMKYELNALLNSLGMTDVFNEIKADLSGISPAKGLHLSKVIHKSYVDVNEEGTEAAAATGDSFVVKRLPIRAQFMANHPFLFFIRHIPTNMIVFCGKLASP from the exons ATGGATCCTCTCAGCACAGCAAACGTTGACTTTTGCCTTGATGTGTTCAAAGAGCTGAACAGGCACAACGTAGGAGAAAACATCTTCTTTTCACCGCTGAGTCTGCTTTATGCTCTAAGTATGGTTCTCCTTGGGGCCAGAGGAAACAGTGCAGGGCAGATGGAGAAG gTGCTTCACTTTAATCGTATTGCAGAATCCTTAAAACCAGAGTTCAAGGCCTCAGCTAAG TGCAGCCAAGCTGGAAGGATTCATTCAGCGTTTGGAGTCTTATTCTCTCAAATTAACCAGCCAGACTCTAACTATACCCTCAGCATGGCCAACAGACTCTATGGGACAAAGGCGATGATGTTCCATCAG CAATATCTAAACTGTTCTGAGAAACTGTATCAAACCACGCCGCAAACTGTTGATTTTGAACGGTCTCCAGAAGAAACGAGGAAAACTATTAATGCTTGGGTTGAAAGTAAAACTAATG gaAAAGTCACAAACCTCTTTGGAAAGGGCACAATTGATCCTTCTTGTGTAATGGTCCTGGTGAATGCCATATATTTCAAAGGACAATGGCAAAATAAGTTTCAGGAAAGAGAGACAATTAAAACCCCTTTTCTGCTAAGTGAG GGTAAAAGCGTACTTGTGGAAATGATGTATCAAACGGGAACATATAAATTAGCCTTCATAAAGGAGCCGCGGATGCAAATTCTGGAGCTGCCCTACGTGAACCACAAACTAAGCATGATTGTTCTGCTTCCCGCGGGCACGGCCAGCCTGGAACAG atAGAGAAACAGCTGAACATGAAGACGTTTTACGAGTGGACCAGCTCTGCTAACATGGTAGAGAGGGAAGTTGAAGTCCATATCCCCAGGTTCAAACTCGAAATGAAGTATGAGCTAAATGCTTTGCTAAACTCCCTTGGGATGACAGATGTCTTCAATGAAATCAAAGCTGATCTCTCTGGAATATCACCAGCCAAAGGCCTGCATTTATCAAAGGTCATCCACAAGTCATATGTGGATGTCAATGAAGAGGGCACCGAGGCAGCAGCAGCTACTGGGGACAGCTTCGTTGTAAAAAGACTCCCCATCCGAGCTCAGTTCATGGCGAACCACCCTTTCCTGTTTTTCATAAGGCACATCCCTACCAACATGATCGTCTTCTGTGGCAAGCTCGCCTCTCCCTAA